The following nucleotide sequence is from Anopheles stephensi strain Indian chromosome 3, UCI_ANSTEP_V1.0, whole genome shotgun sequence.
TCCGTCGACGTTTCTTGGCAACCGTATGTGGATTCCTATCAAATGCAGGTAAGTTTGCATGTTCAGTTGCAGAATGCACGAAACTAACGAAAACAAATCCAAAATACCAGCTGAAGTGTTGTGGAGTTCAGAACTATACCGATTGGTTTATGGCAACGCCACCGGAAGATGTCACGCCGGATGATAAGGATCTGATTGCGCAGCTGGTCCCACTTTCCTGCTGTGATCTCGCCGATACAATGCAATGTACAATTTATGATGTCGGTTGCCATAGCAGGCTGTACGATATCTTTAACGAAACGGGAAATACGGTTATAACGAACACGCTAGCAACGGTGCTATTGCAGGTATGTGATTTCTGGGCTGTGCACCTGCTGCACATTTGTTGGGTATGGTAAACATTCTTCTTTTCCATTCGATTTAGCTGTGTGGTGCTGGATTTGGGTTCTTTTTGGTGCGTAAGCTAAAGCTATTTACGTTCATGGACGAAGATTTGCTGTACACGGAAAAGCGTAACCCATTCGCGTACTCCAAAATGCATAGCATGACCATGTCGAGTGAAAAATTGTAACGTACAAAGGTACTCGTGAGCAACGCGTTGTGttatatttttaatctttAATGAACTTTAGATACCCCGTGCGGAATCGTTAAACCACGGAATAAGTACTGCAGCGTTTATCAGTTTGAGCCATATTGATAAGACTTCCACGATAACGCTCTTATCGGGCGGGGAGTGTGTGGTACAAATACTTACTCGTTTTGGCTAAGGTTGGGGGGTGGCAGTTTTAACAAATGTTGATCCTGTATAGAACCACATCTTGTCTTTACTTAGTTATATGGCGAATAAATACCATGTTCCTTTCGTAGTGAAATATATACTTTATAAGCACTTTCAAATCGTTTTATATTTATCAAGTGGTAGAaggaaaaattatgaaatatttGAATGATTATGGTTTATGATGTACCATTTGGCAGGCAGGCCTATTTACAATTCACGTTATACACGCGAGTTTCTATAGTGGTTGAAAACTGTGTTTAATCCAAGAAGCGAATAATTGTTATAGCTTGAATAACAGCTTGAATAGcttgaggcggtccggtggccgaggcgacagcggcgccggtcttcacacggcagggccggggttcaaatcccatccagaccgcctccccgtacgcgtaaggctgactactttactacgggtaaaaccaagtcacagaaagccagaaatggcaggccgagacctctcgaggttgtagtgccaaggaagaagaagaagaataacaaCATAATAAGCGACACTTGTTTAGTATTTGCTTTTTAATGCATCAGGATACTCCATTTGATacattttaaacgattttccaCAAACGGTCATTTTAAATGTTCCGTTCCGCGTTGAAATAGAAGTACAGAATGGTACAGTATAAACGTGTACCTTCACTGAATG
It contains:
- the LOC118511609 gene encoding CD63 antigen-like isoform X2 yields the protein MKELKVAGEWSKKWIKIFFCMICTMLCYLGVVLLTIASVCRMQYEQLDVLMDIRMYRLVLFLMLVGTLCVVLAFIGFLGTWRENRPVLYTFCLLLIVFSLMEGTVAFIGYTQRYHMEMEMETKLWYSVNQYSVDVSWQPYVDSYQMQLKCCGVQNYTDWFMATPPEDVTPDDKDLIAQLVPLSCCDLADTMQCTIYDVGCHSRLYDIFNETGNTVITNTLATVLLQLCGAGFGFFLVRKLKLFTFMDEDLLYTEKRNPFAYSKMHSMTMSSEKL